Within Calditrichota bacterium, the genomic segment TTATTCAAAAGACTATTTGACACCTAAATTCAAGAAATCTCCTGCTTCCACTCAATTGATCGATCTGGCGCAAATCGCAAAACCCCTGGCACGCGACTTAACCTCCCGAAACACGGCCGCCTTGATTCTTGACAAAACGGGAAAAATATTGGCTATTGGCAAACATCTGCCGGAAGAACCCGTTCCTCCTCCTCCCAATTCATTTTATTTTCGGCGCGCGCTGGCCGGACAAAATGAAATCGATTACAAAACAACACTGAACGGCGATCCTACCCTGGTGCTCTTAATTCCCCTTCGAGCACATCCTGGTAGCCAAAACATACTGGGCGTCGCGCAACTCAGCACGTCCTTGGCCCCAATTAACCAGATTCTTCTATGGAATGGATTGATGCTGATGGGGGTCATGCTCAT encodes:
- a CDS encoding HAMP domain-containing protein, producing MKLWNRLSLRARLSLLYVGLLTLSIGVVGGYSYWNVWRSLIYSTSNRLRAQAKPVIEHWLYSKDYLTPKFKKSPASTQLIDLAQIAKPLARDLTSRNTAALILDKTGKILAIGKHLPEEPVPPPPNSFYFRRALAGQNEIDYKTTLNGDPTLVLLIPLRAHPGSQNILGVAQLSTSLAPINQILLWNGLMLMGVMLITLLIGGGLGLWVTSSNLKGLNYMVGVCQQISNGDFSQRVELPDQHDEVHKLATAFNIMVDRIETLF